CGCTGCAGCGGCCGGATTTGCTGAAGAAGAAGACGCGGCATGTGAACATGAACCGGCTCGGCGACGCTTTGCTGGAACTTACGCCGCCCGTTCGCTCGCTGTACGTGTACAACTCGAATCCCGCCGTCGTGGCGCCGAACGCGGGCAAGGTGAGGCAGGGGCTGGCTCGGGAAGATTTGTTTACCGTCGTGCACGATTTGTTTCTGACGGAGACGGCGGCTTATGCGGACATCGTGCTGCCGGCGACATCGTCTTTTGAAAATACGGACTTTTACCGTTCTTATTGGCATCATTACATCCAAATCCAGCAGCCGGTTATCGAGCCGTACGCGGAAAGCAAGTCGAATGTCGACGTTTTCCGTCTGCTTGCGGCGGGCATGGGCTTTGACGATGCGGCCTTCCGCGATTCCGAGGAAGAGATGATCCGGCAGGCGCTGGATAACCCGCATAATCCGTACCTGGACGGATTGACCTACGACGAGCTGGCGGAAAAGCAGTTCGTCAAAGCGAAGGTGCAGCCGCTGTTTCCGGGCAAGCTGCGGACCCCGAGCGGAAAAATCGAGCTGTATTCAAAGGCGATGGAGCTGAAAGGGCTTCCTCCTCTGCCGACATACACACCTCTGGTAAATGACGGCGATTTGCCTTTCCTGTTCATTCCCGGCCCGAACCACAGCTTTCTTAATTCGACGTTCGCACATAACGACAGGCACATAGCCATGGAGAAAACGCTCAAGCTGCATATGAACGCAGCCGATGCGGCCGGGTTAGGCATTGCGAGCGGCGATAAGGTTCGCGTTTGGAACGGACGCGGCGAATGCGAGCTGACCGCGGCGGTCGGGGAAGACGTTTTGCCCGGCGTCGTCGTCAGCCAGGGGCTGTGGGCGGACGCGCCCGGAGCCAAAAACCTGGTGAATGCGCTGACGCCGGACCGGATCGCCGATATGGGCGGCGGCGCCGTGTTTTTCTCGGGGCGCGTGCAGTTGGAGAAAGCGGGCGAAGCCGCCGAGTGAACGCGAAACGGCCGGACCAAGAGCCTATTGTGCGGTGTGGCGGGACATAGAGCCCGCTAAAGATGTGCGCACCAAAAAGAAAGCTTTACCGTTCCCTTGGCGATAAGGGGCGGTAAAGCTTTTTTTCATGTCATTACGTGCAGCTAATTTTGAGGATATTGGGGGGGGTTGTTCGGTTTACAGCGTAATGATGAAAGGTCCGTCTTCGGTGATCGCGATGGTGTGCTCGTATTGGGCGGATAATCCGCCGTCCACCGTGCGTGCCGTCCAGCCGTCCTCGTCGACCTTTGTTTTATAGCTGCCGGTGTTCAGCATCGGCTCGATGGTGATGACCATGCCTTCGCGGAGGCGGGGTCCCCGGCCTGCCGGCCCGTAATGAGGCACCTGAGGTTCCTCGTGCATATTTTGCCCGATACCGTGGCCGACGAAGTCGCGCACGACGGACAACCCTTCCGCTTCCGCATAAGCTTGTATCGCATGGGAAATATCGCCGATGCGGTTGCCGACCACCGCCTGCTCGATGCCTTTAAAAAGCGACTCCTTCGTAACCTTCAGCAAATGGTCCGCTTGCGGGGAAATGTCCCCGACGGCATAAGACCAGGCGGAGTCGGCGAGCCATCCGTCCACATTGACGACCATATCGATCGTTACGATATCCCCGGACTGCAGCGGTCTTTGGCTCGGAAAGCCGTGGCAGATGACATCGTTGACCGAAGCGCAGGTGGCGTAAGGGTAACCGCGATATCCTTTTTGCTCAGGAGAGGCTCCGTGCTGCTTCAAGTAATTTTCGACGAATTGGTCGATTTCCATCGTCGTGATGCCGGGCCGGATCCGTTTGGCGATTTCTTTATGGCAGGAGGACAGCAGCTCTCCGGCTTTGCGCATCAGGCCGATTTCTTCTTTCGTCTTGATCGTGATCATATAACCTTCTCCCATCTCACCCGAAGGCAATCTGATTTTGTCAAAAAACCATTACTAATATATGGCCAATCGGAGCAAATTATATAAGACCGGACGCGGAAATTGCCACCGCTCCTCCGGTCGATTCCACACCAACTACTTTAGCATAAAGGAGCGTGCAGATGAAACCTGACGAACTGGATGAAGCCATTGTCGACGTTGATCTCGAAGAGCTTGACGAGGCGGAG
The window above is part of the Paenibacillus hamazuiensis genome. Proteins encoded here:
- the map gene encoding type I methionyl aminopeptidase, whose protein sequence is MITIKTKEEIGLMRKAGELLSSCHKEIAKRIRPGITTMEIDQFVENYLKQHGASPEQKGYRGYPYATCASVNDVICHGFPSQRPLQSGDIVTIDMVVNVDGWLADSAWSYAVGDISPQADHLLKVTKESLFKGIEQAVVGNRIGDISHAIQAYAEAEGLSVVRDFVGHGIGQNMHEEPQVPHYGPAGRGPRLREGMVITIEPMLNTGSYKTKVDEDGWTARTVDGGLSAQYEHTIAITEDGPFIITL